The following proteins are encoded in a genomic region of Candida albicans SC5314 chromosome 4, complete sequence:
- a CDS encoding uncharacterized protein (Ortholog(s) have role in cristae formation and MICOS complex, mitochondrial crista junction localization) — MSTEIKPQELVPSTASQNLLNDKWDVVLSNTLIKTGLGFGGGVLASILFFKRRAFPVWLGVGFGLGRGYAEGDAIFRSNHGLRTVKA; from the coding sequence ATGTCTACAGAAATTAAACCACAAGAACTCGTGCCTTCCACTGCTTCCCAAAACTTATTGAACGACAAATGGGATGTTGTTTTATCAAACACATTGATCAAAACTGGATTAGGTTTCGGTGGTGGTGTGTTAgcatcaattttattttttaaaagaagAGCATTCCCAGTATGGTTGGGTGTTGGATTTGGTTTAGGTAGAGGATATGCTGAAGGTGATGCTATCTTTAGATCCAACCATGGATTAAGAACTGTTAAAGCTTAA
- a CDS encoding uncharacterized protein (Protein of unknown function; rat catheter biofilm induced), giving the protein MHAMLDVVEKFTSLESLNVNFDELGLVSFVENLKENTLKEIGVPESLDSFKTIYPALLHHRDSIKVIFENQDYFHANFVEWKIATEPNFDVDLDLDLNLDEFPKLEYVVRNGNIIFVDRNEPYPEFVSVEYHHPRKGYFESHPGWEFF; this is encoded by the coding sequence ATGCATGCAATGcttgatgttgttgaaaaattcaccTCTCTCGAGAGTTTAAACGTAAATTTTGATGAGTTAGGTTTGGTATCGTTTGTTGAGAATTTAAAGGAAAACAcattaaaagaaattggtgTTCCTGAGTCATTAGATTCATTTAAAACCATTTATCCAGCGTTGTTACATCACAGGGATTCAATAAAAGTTATTTTTGAGAACCAAGATTATTTTCATGCAAATTTTGTTGAGTGGAAAATTGCTACTGAACCTAattttgatgttgatttggatcttgatttgaatcttgatgaatttccaaaattaGAGTATGTTGTCAGGAATGGAAACATCATATTTGTAGATAGGAATGAACCATATCCTGAATTTGTCTCTGTTGAATATCATCATCCAAGGAAAGGTTATTTTGAATCTCATCCAGGGTGGGAATTTTTCTGA
- a CDS encoding uncharacterized protein (Protein of unknown function; Hap43-repressed; Spider biofilm induced) produces the protein MTHSLRLFDNFLSNISKTSSIISLTIWLFTQIPQIILNHKRRDVSLSISFVGLTFLADIINLTYQISIKDSPYSILLVYMIILDLIIISQYFYYSRYFKKPVSPPPPPQQQQQQPTLVDRILGAAFVTDLVSAMNIKAQQPEYHHQKQTSPVHFDWVQILPIVCCFLYIISRIPQIRRNYIRKSTTGLSLYMVLFTVLGTIFNLLSIVTDTNLYNVLSIKIFLIGSLVIVLMDGALLYQFWLYRKHISAHENDTVDIDEQPQWYVKNQPLVFYQSFEQHKHKQQELAFSASVPSITSSLHFSNSIHPIKSNQSRGRKLVKSPGEQTSLLDESLIPSSTAIAVSMATPPPPQHYIVSSSARYQSFHRFNSHQNPQSKIIPQSLTSSSVGSATSLIPSIIGNISSVNKKLMDGSKIPFSPIDFLTDDYYNSNNNKNKNSHSHSHSSREGTNGSVVIGSTNMYYGSIDT, from the coding sequence ATGACACATTCCCTACGATTATTTGACAACTTCTTGTCCAACATATCAAAGACTTCAAGTATCATATCTTTAACAATATGGCTATTCACCCAGATACCACAAATAATTCTAAATCATAAACGTAGGGAtgtttcattatcaatttcatttgtcGGATTAACATTTCTTGCGGATATCATAAATCTAACATATCAAATTCTGATTAAAGATTCTCCATATTCTATTTTGTTAGTATACATGATAATACTAgatctaataataatttcacaatacttttattattcaCGATATTTTAAAAAGCCAGTGtctccaccaccaccacctcaacaacaacaacaacagccaACATTGGTCGATCGAATATTGGGTGCTGCGTTCGTAACAGATCTTGTCCTGGCTATGAATATCAAGGCACAGCAACCAGaataccaccaccagaaACAAACATCTCCTGTTCATTTTGATTGGGTTCAAATTTTACCCATAGTGTGCTGTTTCCTATACATAATACTGAGAATACCTCAAATAAGGCGCAACTATATCAGAAAATCTACTACGGGACTCTCATTATACATGGTTCTCTTTACCGTCTTGGGCACAATATTTAATCTACTATCGATTGTAACAGATACAAACCTTTATAATGTATTGTCTATCaagatatttttaattggtaGTCTTGTTATTGTGTTAATGGATGGGGCATTGTTATATCAATTTTGGCTATATCGGAAACACATATCCGCTCATGAAAATGACACTGTTGATATAGATGAACAGCCACAATGGTATGTCAAGAATCAGCCATTAGTATTCTACCAATCGTTTGAAcaacacaaacacaaacagCAAGAACTAGCATTTTCAGCATCGGTACCTTCAATCACTTCTAGCCTCCATTTTTCCAACCTGATCCATCctattaaatcaaatcaatctCGAGGAAGAAAATTGGTGAAATCACCAGGTGAACAAACCCTGTTGTTAGACGAATCTTTGATACCATCATCAACTGCAATAGCGGTATCAATGGCAAcacctccaccaccacagcATTATATTGTTAGTTCAAGTGCTAGATATCAACTGTTTCACCGTTTTAATCTGCATCAAAACCCTCAACTGAAAATCATCCCTCAAAGTCTAACTAGTAGTTCTGTTGGTTCTGCTACTAGTTTAATACCAAGTATAATTGGTAATATTTCTAGTGTCAATAAAAAACTAATGGATGGCTCAAAAATTCCATTTCTGCccattgattttttgactgatgattattataatagtaataataataaaaataaaaattcaCATTCACATTCACATTCATCTAGAGAAGGGACAAATGGAAGTGTTGTTATTGGTTCGACCAACATGTATTATGGTTCTATAGATACCTAG
- a CDS encoding chromatin DNA-binding HSP70/DnaK family ATPase (Ortholog(s) have chromatin DNA binding activity and role in positive regulation of transcription from RNA polymerase II promoter, tRNA modification, tRNA threonylcarbamoyladenosine metabolic process, telomere maintenance via recombination), whose product MVVDLDKYLKPGKDHYLALGLEGSANKLGVGVIKHNKGPLSSTNRAEVLSNIRDTYITPPGEGFLPRDTARHHRNWVVRIIKQALATAKIAGKDIDVICFTQGPGMGAPLQSVVIAARTLAQLWNIPIVGVNHCVGHIEMGREITGAENPVVLYVSGGNTQVIAYSKQRYRIFGETLDIAIGNCLDRFARTLKIPNEPAPGYNIEQMAKKGKHLVPLPYTVKGMDLSMSGILAAIDSIAKEMFGKQQKKLIDEESGEPITAEDLCFSLQETLFSMLVEITERALAHVDSNQVLIVGGVGSNQRLQEMMKLMIQDRKNGQIYATDERFCIDNGIMIAHAGLLSYRTGQTNQLNNTVCTQRFRTDEVFVKWRDD is encoded by the coding sequence ATGGTCGTTGATTTGGACAAGTATCTTAAACCAGGAAAAGACCATTACTTGGCTCTTGGATTGGAAGGGTCGGCAAACAAACTTGGTGTGGGAGTAATCAAACACAACAAGGGCccattatcatcaacaaacCGTGCAGAAGTATTATCAAACATCAGAGATACTTATATAACCCCACCAGGGGAAGGGTTTCTACCACGAGATACAGCAAGACACCATAGAAACTGGGTGGTAAGAATCATCAAGCAGGCATTAGCCACAGCAAAAATTGCAGGAAAAGATATAGATGTAATTTGTTTTACTCAAGGTCCAGGAATGGGTGCACCACTACAGAGTGTAGTCATTGCAGCAAGGACTTTGGCACAGTTATGGAATATCCCAATTGTCGGTGTTAATCATTGTGTTGGTCACATTGAAATGGGCAGAGAAATCACTGGTGCAGAAAACCCTGTGGTGTTATACGTTAGTGGAGGGAACACACAAGTCATTGCGTACTCGAAACAAAGGTATCGTATATTCGGTGAAACTCTTGACATAGCAATTGGAAATTGTTTGGATAGGTTTGCACGTACATTAAAAATCCCTAACGAGCCAGCACCTGGTTATAACATAGAACAAATGGCCAAGAAGGGGAAACATTTGGTTCCCTTGCCATACACAGTCAAAGGGATGGATTTATCCATGTCAGGTATATTGGCAGCCATAGATAGCATAGCCAAAGAAATGTTTGgcaaacaacaaaaaaagcTCATTGATGAAGAGTCTGGCGAGCCTATAACCGCAGAGGATTTATGTTTTTCTTTACAGGAGACTTTATTTAGTATGTTGGTGGAGATTACTGAACGAGCTTTAGCCCATGTTGATAGTAACCaagttttaattgttgGAGGTGTAGGGTCCAACCAGAGATTACAAGAAATGATGAAGCTAATGATCCAGGATCGTAAAAACGGACAAATATATGCCACTGACGAACGTTTTTGCATCGACAATGGTATTATGATTGCACATGCCGGTTTGTTGAGCTATAGAACTGGTCAAACTAACCAATTGAACAACACCGTTTGTACCCAAAGGTTTAGAACAGATGAAGTGTTTGTTAAATGGAGAGACGATTAA
- a CDS encoding uncharacterized protein (Protein with a predicted role in ribosome biogenesis; mutation confers hypersensitivity to 5-fluorocytosine (5-FC), 5-fluorouracil (5-FU); repressed in core stress response; repressed by prostaglandins; Hap43-induced), giving the protein MATVIPPPSKKQKREAQKVRELDLIPKDLPNVLIKFQASDTGESTGGSIRVPGGITEKQLEELLNNLQGESDDPVPYTFSLLNSDEKDTTNNNNKLIDIKDDLYHSVLKPGIKTTEDFLTLVYTPRAIFKVKPITRSNAAIAGHGSTILCCAFAPNDSSRMCSGAGDSTARIWDCNTQTPLHTLSGHSNWVLCVTYSPDGKLIATGSMDNTIRLWDATTGKPVGKPLLGHSKWVSSLSWEPLHLVKANDNPRLVSGSKDGTVKVWDTTTRTCTMTLSSHTGAVSCVKWSGSNIVYSASHDKTIKAWDISANGKCIQTLKSHAHWVNHLSLSTDYVLRKGGFDHTSTRTTQISPEELRARALQQYEKVAKLNGSISERLVTASDDFTMYFWEPLKSSKPICRMTGHQKLVNHVNFSPDGRFVVSSSFDNSIKLWDGIRGTFISTLRGHVAPVYQTAWSADNRLLVSCSKDTTLKVWDIRTKKLSVDLPGHSDEVYAVDWSLDGKRVASGGKDKMIRLWSH; this is encoded by the coding sequence ATGGCTACAGTTATACCACCACCTTCTAAGAAACAAAAGAGGGAAGCACAAAAAGTCCGTGAGTTGGATCTTATACCAAAAGATTTGCCAAATGTCCttatcaaatttcaagCCTCAGATACAGGTGAATCAACTGGTGGTTCAATTCGAGTTCCTGGTGGAATCACTGAAAAACAATTAgaagaattattgaataatttacaaGGTGAATCTGATGATCCAGTTCCATATACATTTTCTCTTTTGAATAGCGATGAAAAAGATaccaccaataataataataaactaattgatattaaagATGATTTATATCATTCAGTATTAAAACCAGGAATCAAAACAACTGAAGATTTCTTAACATTAGTATATACCCCAAGGGCCATTTTTAAAGTTAAACCAATCACACGTTCAAATGCAGCAATTGCAGGACATGGATCCACTATTTTATGTTGTGCATTTGCTCCTAATGATTCCAGTCGTATGTGTTCAGGAGCTGGTGATTCTACTGCTCGTATATGGGATTGTAATACCCAAACTCCATTGCATACATTGAGTGGCCATTCAAATTGGGTATTATGTGTCACTTATTCCCCCGATGGGAAATTAATTGCCACGGGTTCAATGGATAATACTATAAGATTATGGGATGCTACCACGGGTAAGCCAGTGGGGAAACCACTTTTGGGGCATTCTAAATGGGTCAGTTCCTTGAGTTGGGAACCTTTACATTTAGTTAAAGCCAATGATAATCCACGTTTAGTTTCTGGTTCCAAAGATGGAACTGTTAAAGTTTGGGACACCACAACAAGAACTTGTACCATGACATTAAGTAGTCATACTGGAGCTGTTTCTTGTGTTAAATGGTCTGGTTCAAACATTGTTTATAGTGCGTCTCATGATAAAACCATCAAAGCTTGGGATATAAGTGCTAATGGCAAATGTATTCAAACTTTGAAAAGTCATGCTCATTGGGTTAAtcatttatcattatccaCTGATTACGTTTTACGTAAAGGTGGGTTTGATCATACATCAACCAGGACCACCCAAATTTCACCAGAAGAATTACGTGCTCGTGCTTTACAACAATATGAAAAAGTAGCTAAATTAAATGGATCAATTAGTGAAAGATTAGTTACTGCTAGTGATGATTTTACAATGTATTTTTGGGAACcattgaaatcatcaaaacCTATTTGTCGAATGACGGGACATCAAAAACTTGTCAATCATGTTAATTTCTCACCTGATGGAagatttgttgtttcaagTTCTTTTGATAATTCTATTAAACTTTGGGATGGTATTAGAGGTACATTTATTTCTACACTTCGAGGTCATGTTGCTCCAGTTTATCAAACTGCTTGGTCCGCTGATAATCGTTTATTGGTAAGTTGTTCCAAAGATACTACTTTGAAAGTATGGGATATCCGAACTAAAAAATTGAGTGTCGATTTACCAGGCCATTCTGATGAAGTTTATGCAGTTGATTGGAGTTTAGACGGTAAAAGAGTGGCTTCTGGTGGTAAAGATAAAATGATTAGATTATGGTCccattaa
- a CDS encoding uncharacterized protein (Predicted membrane transporter; member of the peptide-acetyl-coA transporter (PAT) family, major facilitator superfamily (MFS); induced by alpha pheromone in Spider medium), which produces MSENQQFSVSDSTENKLNYRHAAFDEENNGLLPLANKNLKPKHTLTSSTTTPNHHQNAKKSSHLAPQDRKAFIILVLLYVLQGVPVGLAFGSIPFILKSKLTYSQVGIFSLAAYPYSLKLIWSPFVDSIYSKKWGRRRSWIIPIQTISGIMLILLGTQINDLMENPKNYLTLITMVFFILILCCATQDIAVDGWALTCLSPESLSYASTAQTIGINTGYFSSFTIFLALSSPDFANKYLRSTPLDVGLFSLGGYLKFWGWMYLIVTGIICLVPEDPPHLVNINRDRLAKEKGLYNSTSWQDLVNVYKSMYEVLKLPNVQTFVIILLIAKLGFQVNEAGTNLKLLEKGLSKEDLSITVLIDFPFEMIFGYYAGRWSTGKAPLRPWLWGFMGRLVAASLAQLIVYFFPKDGKVSTTYFIMIILQHLLGSFMSTIQFVSLCAFHTKIADPAIGGTYMTTLNTLSNYGGTWPRIFIYYLIDKITINKCITDKGYIMLTSEEAKEQCTYSGGKVETVRDGYFYTNALCISLGIVIFFWVKKKATYLQSLPNTAWRVSK; this is translated from the coding sequence ATGTCAGAAAACCAACAATTCTCTGTTTCTGACTCAACAGAAAACAAACTAAACTATCGTCATGCTGCgtttgatgaagaaaataatggTCTTTTACCATTAGCCAACAAAAACCTAAAACCGAAACATACCTTGACCtcctccaccaccaccccGAATCACCATCAGAATGCTAAAAAATCATCCCATTTAGCACCTCAAGATAGAAAAGCATTTATTatattagtattattatatgTTTTACAAGGTGTACCTGTTGGTCTTGCATTTGGATCAATTCCCTTTATATTGAAATCTAAATTGACTTATTCTCAAGTGGGGATTTTTTCATTAGCAGCATATCCTTAttcattaaaattgatttggtcTCCATTTGTAGATAGTATATATCTGAAAAAATGGGGTCGAAGAAGATCATGGATTATACCGATTCAAACCATTTCTGGgataatgttgattttattagGGACAcaaataaatgatttaatggaaaatccaaaaaattatttaactTTAATAACAATGGTGTTTTTCATATTGATTTTATGTTGTGCTACTCAAGATATTGCTGTTGATGGATGGGCATTAACTTGTTTATCACCAGAAAGTTTATCATATGCTTCAACGGCACAAACTATTGGAATCAATACTGGgtatttttcaagttttacaatttttttagcATTAAGTTCTCCTGATTTTgctaataaatatttacgATCTACTCCTTTGGATGTCGGGTTATTTTCATTGGGTGgttatttgaaattttgggGGTGGATGTATTTGATTGTTACTGGTATTATTTGTCTTGTCCCTGAAGATCCTCCACATTTGGTCAATATCAATAGAGATCGATTAGCTAAAGAAAAGGGACTTTATAATTCCACAAGTTGGCAAGATTTAGTCAATGTCTATAAATCAATGTATgaagttttgaaattaccTAATGTTCAAACATTTGTTATAATCTTATTAATTGCAAAATTGGGATTTCAAGTAAATGAAGCCGGtactaatttgaaattattagaaaagGGGTTATCAAAGGAAGATCTTTCTATAACTGTGCTTATTGATTTCCCATTTGAAATGATATTTGGATATTATGCCGGTAGGTGGTCTACAGGTAAAGCTCCATTAAGACCTTGGCTTTGGGGGTTCATGGGGAGATTAGTGGCAGCATCATTGGCacaattgattgtttattttttcccAAAAGATGGTAAAGTTTCAACAACTTATTTTATAATGATTATCTTGCAACATTTATTAGGATCATTCATGTCGACAATCCAATTTGTGTCACTTTGTGCATTTCATACCAAGATTGCTGATCCAGCTATAGGTGGAACATATATGACAACATTAAACACTTTATCCAACTATGGAGGTACGTGGCcaagaatatttatttattatttgattgataaaattaCCATCAATAAATGCATAACCGATAAAGGATATATTATGTTAACATCAGAAGAGGCTAAGGAACAATGTACTTATTCTGGGGGTAAAGTTGAAACTGTAAGAGATGGATATTTTTATACAAATGCATTATGTATATCATTGGGGATTGTGATTTTTTTCTGGGTTAAAAAGAAGGCAACTTATCTTCAGAGTTTACCAAATACTGCCTGGAGGGTATcgaaataa
- a CDS encoding U2-type spliceosomal complex subunit (DnaJ chaperone domain protein; role in pre-mRNA splicing; Spider biofilm induced), producing the protein MDQTIAQIINDDIDLYAVLGVSSDSTPQDIRRAYRQKALLFHPDKYDGDETKFNLILKSYEILSDTSLKSKYDELCQIKLTKLENRAKLDDLTRRFQDELIASESKRQKHRHPDIESMKQEGLKKRRIQEQKLFNEKKTCTTIYDIPLNNNVSVSSTYANTTVSLKYKFKKELETLIDENVLSKIMSIFGEVTKVTMNGHDNRYAYAYIDFATIDGCNQALRHNYSESARKWDGTDVRKLASLLRECKKADTGNSDFTNNDKVNQILRDYLKSVNSRI; encoded by the coding sequence ATGGACCAAACCATAGCCCAGATTataaatgatgatattgacTTGTATGCTGTATTAGGGGTTTCAAGTGACAGTACTCCTCAGGATATTCGTCGAGCCTATCGACAAAAAGCCTTACTATTTCATCCTGACAAGTACGATGGTgatgaaacaaaatttaatttgattttgaaaagttaTGAAATACTTAGTGATACTTCATTAAAGTCGAAATATGACGAACTTTGTCAAATAAAGTTGACAAAACTAGAGAATCGTGCTAAACTAGATGATTTAACAAGAAGATTTCAAGATGAACTAATAGCGTCAGAACTGAAAAGACAAAAGCATCGACATCCCGATATCGAATCAATGAAACAAGAAggattgaaaaaaagaagaatccAGGAAcagaaattatttaatgaaaagaaaacatgTACTACGATATATGATATACCgttgaataataatgtgTCAGTTAGCCTGACGTATGCCAATACGACAGTGAGCTTAAAatacaaattcaaaaaggAGCTTGAAACtctaattgatgaaaatgttCTATCCAAAATCATGCTGATTTTCGGTGAGGTTACAAAAGTAACAATGAATGGACATGATAATAGATATGCTTATGCGtatattgattttgctACAATAGATGGTTGCAACCAAGCTTTACGTCACAACTATAGCGAATCAGCAAGAAAATGGGACGGCACTGATGTGAGAAAGTTGGCTAGTTTACTTAGAGAATGCAAGAAAGCAGACACAGGAAACTCAGACTTtactaataatgataaagttaaccaaattttgagagattatttgaaaagtGTCAATTCCCGTATCTGA
- a CDS encoding uncharacterized protein (Protein likely to be essential for growth, based on an insertional mutagenesis strategy) has translation MVLLGDIIQSQQNFSNLTTSIPSLDNLIFQTQVKNKIYDVQSAPSCNGMYMVLCALMASHLRENRPIVLIDTMNKFPLQFLKLQPHFQQSWLDNITYYRCDTFAKLYSTLIDVTIPSDTILIINEFHQLLQVYKLELSSIYEDLILKHHIEINDTFINNKKTQDKDPLPELPSNSDLLKSSPIVKYESHVNSLITNLKNKCINSNAMVFLLGYLDTKYRPYKAATKQELVESFNSMSPTPSSSSLSSFSEKGRVVLSPFKTHKSLDIKLIFYHDWYHNSPHFRNQYCKTTNSEKTTPTTTIDEYQLRLVYAAQIMMFQMNSSSTTNSSNPVFFDADNEFYSQTSDNTYDELFDNHSNNKQNHYTMIDLNQQYTVPDISSSPNVEDLTMLNATNAECSFIVEKIGTPTAIDTHDIIEDSEDELPIISTNSMST, from the coding sequence ATGGTTTTATTAGGAGATATTATACAACTGCAACAGAACTTTTCTAATCTAACAACTTCAATACCAAGTTTAGATAATCTAATATTTCAAACTCAAGTGAAAAACAAGATTTATGATGTTCAGTCAGCACCTAGTTGTAATGGCATGTATATGGTATTGTGCGCGTTAATGGCATCACATTTGAGAGAGAATAGACCTATAGTATTAATTGATACAATGAACAAGTTCCCTTTACAATTTCTTAAACTACAACCACATTTTCAACAGTCTTGGTTAGATAATATCACTTATTATAGATGTGATACATTTGCTAAATTATACTCGACATTGATTGATGTGACGATACCGTCTGACACTATACTTATAATAAACgaatttcatcaattgttgcAAGTGTATAAATTGGAATTATCTTCGATATATGAAGATCTTATACTAAAACATCACATTGAAATTAACGATACatttattaacaataaaaaaactcAAGACAAGGATCCATTACCTGAACTACCTAGCAATTCAGACCTTTTAAAATCAAGTCCAATTGTAAAATACGAATCACATGtgaattcattaataactaatttgaaaaataaatgtatAAATCTGAATGCAATGGTATTTTTATTAGGGTATTTGGACACAAAATACCGACCCTACAAAGCAGCAACAAAGCAAGAATTAGTagaatcattcaattcGATGTCGCCGACACCGTCCTCATCTTCACTTTCCTCATTTAGTGAAAAGGGAAGAGTTGTATTATCACCATTTAAAACTCACAAAAGTCTTGATATCAAGTTAATCTTCTATCATGATTGGTATCATAATTCACCACATTTTAGAAATCAATATtgcaaaacaacaaattcagAGAAAACCACCCCCACCACCACAATCGATGAATACCAATTGAGATTAGTATATGCGGCACAAATTATGATGTTTCAGATGAATTCATCTTCTACTACTAATTCTTCGAATcctgttttttttgatgCTGATAATGAGTTTTACAGTCAAACGTCCGATAACACATATGACGAGCTTTTTGACAACCACAgcaataataaacaaaatcacTATACTATGATAgatttaaatcaacaatacaCAGTTCCTGATATTTCATCTTCTCCCAACGTTGAAGATCTTACAATGCTAAATGCAACCAATGCTGAATGCAGTTTTatagttgaaaaaatcgGAACCCCTACAGCTATAGACACTCATGATATAATAGAAGATTCGGAAGACGAATTACCTATAATCAGTACAAATAGTATGTCAACTTAG
- the IMG2 gene encoding mitochondrial 54S ribosomal protein mL49 (Mitochondrial ribosomal protein of the large subunit; rat catheter biofilm induced): MRPSSILSKIHIKTPKPEFQLFQFPKLSEISYKELPNNGFGINNYYIPKTKFNHWPVYIKIQNTKITTEIKRVEGDLLKLRQDLLNFNPNYKLTINSTAGIINIKGDVVEEIKSYLDKNSSST; this comes from the coding sequence ATGAGACCAAGTAgtatattatcaaaaatcCATATAAAGACTCCTAAACCGGAATTccaattatttcaatttcctAAATTATCAGAAATATCATATAAAGAATTACCTAATAATGGATTTggaataaataattattatattcctaaaactaaatttaATCATTGGCCAGTTTATATCAAGATTCAAAATACTAAAATCACTACTGAAATCAAAAGAGTAGAAggtgatttattaaaattacgtcaagatttattaaattttaatccgaattataaattaacCATTAATTCAACTGCAggaattattaatatcaaaggtgatgttgttgaagaaattaagaGTTATCTTGATAAAAATTCTAGTTCAACTTAA